In Paraburkholderia caribensis, a single window of DNA contains:
- a CDS encoding polyprenyl synthetase family protein has translation MSSTATPTPNAANLLAPIAEDMQQVNRVIRHRLASEVMLINQISEYIISAGGKRLRPALLLLVAGALGDRTGHRHELAAVVEFIHTATLLHDDVVDESDLRRGRQTANALFGNAASVLVGDFLYSRSFQMMVGVGKMRVMEILSEATNIISEGEVLQLLNMHDADVDEARYMQVIRYKTAKLFEAAAQLGAVLAGADATTEAAAAEFGRRIGTAFQIMDDWLDYTGTPESMGKNAGDDLREGKPTLPLIYLIERGTPEQAALAREAIEQGGTDRFDEIFEAITRSGALDHTLECAKQEAQAAAAAISSFPDSIYKESLLELCSYSTTRQS, from the coding sequence ATGTCGTCAACCGCCACCCCCACCCCCAACGCAGCAAATCTGCTCGCTCCGATCGCCGAAGACATGCAGCAGGTGAATCGCGTCATCCGGCACCGTCTGGCGTCCGAGGTGATGCTGATCAACCAGATCTCCGAGTACATCATCAGTGCCGGAGGCAAGCGTCTGCGGCCTGCGCTGCTGCTGCTCGTGGCAGGCGCGCTCGGCGACAGGACGGGGCATCGGCACGAACTGGCGGCCGTCGTCGAGTTCATCCATACGGCTACGCTGCTGCACGACGACGTCGTCGACGAATCTGATCTGCGCCGCGGCCGCCAGACGGCCAATGCGCTGTTCGGCAATGCGGCGAGCGTGCTGGTCGGCGACTTCCTGTATTCCCGCTCGTTCCAGATGATGGTCGGCGTGGGCAAGATGCGCGTGATGGAGATTCTTTCGGAAGCGACCAACATCATTTCCGAAGGCGAAGTGCTGCAGCTGTTGAACATGCACGACGCGGACGTCGACGAAGCGCGTTACATGCAGGTGATCCGCTACAAGACGGCCAAGCTGTTCGAGGCGGCGGCCCAGTTGGGCGCCGTGCTGGCGGGCGCCGACGCGACCACGGAAGCGGCTGCAGCGGAATTCGGCCGGCGCATCGGCACGGCCTTCCAGATCATGGACGACTGGCTCGACTACACGGGCACGCCGGAATCGATGGGCAAGAACGCTGGCGACGACCTGCGTGAAGGCAAGCCTACGCTGCCGCTCATCTATCTGATCGAACGCGGCACGCCCGAGCAGGCGGCGCTTGCGCGCGAGGCAATCGAACAAGGCGGCACGGACCGCTTCGACGAAATTTTCGAGGCCATCACGCGTTCCGGCGCGCTAGATCACACGCTCGAATGCGCGAAGCAGGAAGCGCAGGCCGCAGCCGCAGCAATTTCTTCGTTTCCCGATTCCATTTACAAAGAAAGCCTGCTAGAATTATGTTCTTACTCGACGACGAGGCAGTCTTAA
- a CDS encoding HlyC/CorC family transporter → MEQLPLWAQIGAVVLLLICSSFFSITETAMMAINRHRLKHLATKGALGAKTTQGLLARTDELLSAVLIGNNLFNTIIPVLTTSIALHTFGSNNLVLSIATGIVAFLIIVFAEITPKIVGATFPEKIALPASLLIAPLMRVSKPLIWFVNLFANGILRVLHINTKGAHDQRLSTEELRTIVLESGSFMPTKHRSILLNLFDLENITVDDVMIPRRRIEALDFDAPFEQILHQLETCYHNKLIVYQGDFDRVLGVLHVRKTLSALHNQELERDTLRELLAEPYFVPTGTPVFQQLQFFQESRHRTALVVDEYGELQGLVTPEDIIEELIGEFTTSVPRSASSRGGWNEEGECIVAGSMPLRELNRWLQLKLPTDGPKTLNGLILEILEEIPEGDVCVKINDIKIEVLRSDDQAIRTVKIFRPGPAPGSKIKRLVGR, encoded by the coding sequence GTGGAACAACTTCCCTTATGGGCGCAAATAGGCGCCGTCGTCCTGCTTCTCATCTGCTCCAGCTTCTTCTCCATTACCGAGACAGCGATGATGGCGATCAACCGCCATCGCCTGAAACATCTCGCGACCAAGGGCGCGCTCGGCGCGAAGACCACCCAAGGCCTGCTCGCTCGCACCGATGAGTTGCTGAGCGCCGTCCTGATCGGCAACAACCTGTTCAACACGATCATCCCCGTGCTCACCACGTCGATCGCGTTGCACACATTCGGCAGCAATAACCTCGTGCTGTCGATTGCGACGGGTATCGTCGCGTTTCTCATCATCGTGTTCGCCGAAATCACGCCGAAGATAGTAGGCGCGACGTTTCCGGAAAAGATCGCGCTCCCCGCCAGCCTGCTGATCGCGCCGCTCATGCGCGTGTCAAAGCCGCTGATCTGGTTCGTGAACCTGTTCGCGAACGGCATATTGCGCGTGCTGCATATCAATACCAAGGGCGCGCACGACCAGCGGCTGTCGACGGAGGAACTGCGCACCATCGTGCTCGAGTCCGGCAGCTTCATGCCGACCAAGCACCGCAGCATCCTGCTGAACCTGTTCGACCTCGAAAACATCACCGTCGACGACGTGATGATCCCGCGCCGCCGCATCGAAGCTCTCGACTTCGACGCGCCATTCGAGCAGATCCTGCATCAGCTCGAAACCTGCTATCACAACAAGCTGATCGTCTATCAAGGCGATTTCGACCGCGTGCTCGGCGTGCTGCACGTGCGCAAGACGCTGTCTGCCCTGCACAACCAGGAACTGGAACGCGACACGTTGCGCGAACTGCTCGCGGAGCCGTACTTCGTGCCGACGGGCACGCCCGTTTTCCAGCAACTCCAGTTCTTCCAGGAAAGCCGTCATCGCACGGCACTCGTGGTCGATGAGTACGGCGAACTGCAGGGACTCGTGACGCCCGAAGACATCATCGAGGAACTGATCGGCGAATTCACGACGTCCGTGCCGCGTAGCGCCAGTTCGCGCGGCGGCTGGAACGAAGAAGGTGAATGCATCGTCGCGGGCAGCATGCCGCTGCGCGAGTTGAACCGCTGGCTGCAACTGAAGCTGCCGACGGACGGCCCGAAAACGCTGAACGGATTGATCCTCGAAATTCTCGAAGAAATTCCTGAAGGCGATGTGTGCGTGAAGATCAACGACATCAAAATCGAAGTTCTGCGCAGCGACGATCAGGCAATCAGAACAGTTAAGATTTTTCGCCCCGGTCCCGCGCCGGGTTCGAAGATCAAGCGGCTCGTCGGCCGCTGA